From a region of the Microterricola gilva genome:
- a CDS encoding MMPL family transporter, with the protein MSSALYALGRWAFRAHRRMLLLWVIVLAVLFTGAGLLSEGTDNTFSIPGTESQEALDALARTFPQVSGTSAQLIAVAPDGGDVNDADFEAAVTAAATDIAGIPQVSSATAPYPSDSSSGSSANISADDSAVIVPIQLSVATTAVLPSTADALQAAGVALEAELPAGSQVSVGGQLFAQTSTGISVTELLGIAVAYVVLFITFGSLVAAGLPLITALLGVGASLAIVFMATSVLTITSTTPLLALMLGLAVGIDYALFIISRHQDQLKHGIEPEESAARSVATSGSAVVFAALTVIIALLGLAVAGIPFLTIMGVAAALAVAIAVLMSVTLTPALLGFAGWHIVARRFRPGAGPPAAASEDGAGEDGAGEDSEFEDSAESEDVAPAEAEPAEAELTEAGPAETPTDAPPRGGFFLGWVHAVTRWPLVTVVAVVVLLGLAAIPAAGLRLALPDAGSLDEGTPGRTTYDLVAEHFGPGFNGPLIVTGSIIQSTDPVTLMDDLGAEIATVAGVASVPLATPNETGDTGIVQVIPEGAPDSEQTEELVATLRSMQPHFEEEYGVRLSVTGYTAAGIDISERLAGALLPFGLLVVGLSLVLLAMVFRSIVVPVTAALGYALSIGAAFGLTSLVFIDGFLADPLNVAGLGSVISFMPIILMGVLFGLAMDYEVFLVSRMREEYLHSDDPTGSVHRGFTASARVVTAAALIMFAVFAAFVPEGEANIQPIAFGLAVGVLIDAFLVRMTLIPAVLVSFGRGAWWIPGWLDRALPHFDVEGEGLAAEFALADWPEPGVEFAIAAEGMRVAGQPPDGPACDLMLAPGEALVLLGGSLDERSAILLAIGGRMPVSAGRVKVEGFVLPTRAAAVRARTAYVLLDASLRGVSAVHDALRRRPGIVLIDAADSFVDPELRAGIRRALGEARKGSGRRAVAPLTIVLACQNGAIADALLPLGVELRTVQLTDTPAQSAVAVR; encoded by the coding sequence ATGTCTTCCGCCCTCTACGCACTCGGCAGATGGGCATTCCGCGCGCACCGACGCATGCTCCTGCTCTGGGTGATCGTGCTCGCGGTGTTGTTCACCGGGGCCGGACTGCTGAGCGAGGGCACGGACAACACCTTCAGCATCCCCGGCACGGAATCGCAGGAGGCACTGGATGCCCTCGCCCGCACCTTCCCGCAGGTGAGCGGAACGTCGGCGCAGCTGATCGCCGTCGCCCCCGACGGCGGCGATGTGAACGACGCCGATTTCGAGGCGGCGGTCACCGCAGCCGCAACCGACATCGCGGGAATCCCGCAGGTGTCGTCGGCGACCGCGCCGTACCCCTCGGACTCCAGCTCCGGCTCCAGTGCGAACATCAGCGCAGACGACTCGGCCGTCATCGTGCCGATCCAGCTCTCGGTCGCCACGACCGCCGTGCTGCCCTCGACCGCGGACGCGCTGCAGGCGGCTGGCGTCGCGCTCGAGGCCGAGCTTCCAGCCGGCTCGCAGGTGTCCGTCGGCGGGCAGCTGTTCGCGCAGACCTCAACGGGGATCAGCGTCACGGAGCTGCTCGGAATCGCGGTCGCCTACGTGGTGTTGTTCATCACCTTCGGCTCGCTCGTTGCGGCCGGCCTGCCGCTCATCACCGCCCTGCTCGGCGTCGGCGCATCGCTCGCGATCGTCTTCATGGCGACGAGCGTGCTGACCATCACCTCCACGACGCCGCTTCTCGCGCTCATGCTCGGGCTCGCCGTCGGCATCGACTATGCGCTGTTCATCATCTCCCGACATCAGGATCAGCTGAAGCACGGCATCGAACCGGAGGAGTCGGCGGCCCGTTCGGTCGCGACCTCTGGCTCCGCCGTCGTCTTCGCGGCGCTCACGGTGATCATCGCGCTGCTCGGTCTGGCCGTCGCCGGCATCCCGTTCCTGACGATCATGGGCGTCGCGGCCGCTCTCGCCGTGGCGATCGCCGTGCTGATGTCGGTCACGCTGACCCCGGCGCTGCTCGGATTCGCCGGCTGGCACATTGTCGCCAGACGCTTCCGGCCCGGCGCCGGCCCGCCCGCCGCCGCGAGTGAGGACGGCGCAGGTGAGGACGGCGCAGGTGAGGACTCTGAATTTGAGGACTCTGCGGAGAGCGAAGACGTCGCGCCGGCCGAGGCGGAGCCCGCCGAGGCAGAGCTCACCGAGGCCGGTCCGGCCGAGACCCCGACGGACGCTCCGCCACGCGGCGGCTTCTTCCTCGGCTGGGTGCACGCCGTCACGCGCTGGCCGCTGGTCACCGTCGTCGCCGTCGTCGTGCTGCTCGGCCTCGCGGCCATCCCGGCGGCCGGGCTGCGCCTCGCACTGCCGGATGCCGGCTCCCTCGACGAAGGCACACCGGGCCGCACGACATACGACCTCGTCGCGGAGCACTTCGGGCCCGGCTTCAACGGCCCCCTGATCGTCACCGGCTCCATCATCCAGAGCACAGACCCCGTCACCCTGATGGACGATCTCGGCGCCGAGATCGCGACCGTCGCCGGGGTGGCATCGGTGCCGCTGGCGACCCCGAACGAGACCGGCGACACCGGCATCGTCCAGGTGATCCCTGAGGGCGCGCCGGACTCGGAGCAGACGGAGGAGCTGGTCGCGACGCTGCGCTCCATGCAGCCCCACTTCGAGGAGGAGTACGGCGTCCGGCTCTCCGTCACCGGCTACACGGCGGCCGGCATCGACATCTCCGAGCGCCTCGCCGGCGCGCTGCTGCCGTTCGGCCTGCTCGTTGTCGGTCTCTCGCTCGTGCTGTTGGCCATGGTGTTCCGCTCGATCGTCGTGCCCGTCACCGCAGCGCTCGGCTACGCGCTCTCGATCGGTGCGGCGTTCGGGCTCACCAGCCTCGTGTTCATCGACGGCTTCCTCGCCGACCCGCTCAACGTGGCCGGGCTGGGCTCGGTGATCAGCTTCATGCCGATCATCCTGATGGGCGTGCTGTTCGGCCTCGCCATGGACTACGAGGTGTTCCTGGTGAGCCGGATGCGCGAGGAGTACCTGCACTCCGACGATCCGACCGGCTCGGTGCACCGCGGCTTCACGGCGTCGGCGCGCGTCGTCACCGCGGCGGCGCTGATCATGTTCGCCGTCTTCGCCGCGTTCGTGCCGGAGGGCGAGGCGAACATCCAGCCCATCGCGTTCGGCCTCGCGGTCGGCGTGCTGATCGATGCCTTCCTCGTGCGGATGACGCTTATCCCGGCCGTGCTCGTGAGCTTCGGCCGCGGGGCGTGGTGGATCCCCGGCTGGCTCGACCGCGCCCTGCCCCACTTCGACGTCGAGGGCGAGGGACTGGCCGCCGAGTTCGCCCTCGCCGACTGGCCGGAGCCGGGCGTGGAGTTCGCGATCGCGGCCGAGGGCATGCGGGTTGCCGGGCAGCCTCCAGACGGCCCGGCGTGTGACCTGATGCTCGCCCCGGGCGAGGCGCTCGTCCTTCTCGGTGGTTCCCTCGATGAACGGAGCGCGATTCTGCTCGCCATCGGCGGGCGGATGCCGGTGAGTGCCGGTCGGGTGAAGGTGGAGGGTTTCGTGCTGCCGACGCGGGCCGCGGCGGTGCGCGCCCGCACAGCCTACGTGTTGCTTGACGCATCGCTCCGCGGTGTGAGTGCCGTGCACGACGCACTGCGCCGGCGCCCCGGGATCGTGCTCATCGATGCGGCGGACAGCTTCGTCGATCCCGAGCTCCGCGCCGGCATCCGCAGAGCGCTGGGCGAGGCACGCAAGGGCAGCGGGCGGAGGGCCGTCGCCCCGCTGACGATCGTGCTCGCGTGCCAGAACGGCGCCATCGCCGACGCGCTGCTGCCGCTCGGCGTCGAGCTGCGCACCGTGCAGCTGACCGACACGCCGGCACAGAGCGCAGTGGCGGTGCGCTGA
- a CDS encoding YhgE/Pip family protein, giving the protein MARTFSATGGSERLGRLAVLGVLAVPLLIGGILAWALAAPTQNLDRVTAAIVNNDDPVTVNGNTVPLGRQFAAGLIEGPSDPAESTSNFTWVLTNSDEATLGLGTGRYAAVVTIPESFSAAATSIGGPAADAREAVFEVATSPASAALDPTITQLITEAAAAAVNQQLIEQYLDNVYAGFNTINEQIGHASDGAASLVSGADSVSSGAQSLADGASQLSTGLDSLEAGADSLASGLAQLDAASQPLPTQTAQLAAGAAGVAAAVGSLAAAVSDATAQFAAVTAQICLTPGVVCDRATAALARLQNADQQAAALAAGAGQVASGNAQLAQAMPALVAGIDESAGGATEVAAGSRQAASGADSLSAGAQSLAAGAAQLDDGAAQLADGLGQAVTQIPTYSDSDISTLTTVVSRPVLADQDAVPPGVQTVPLFAVVALWLGGLVIAIARRAVPTRLLLTSVPSRTITLRSLGPTAALGAGQGALVAVAVLTAVNTTPLAWMSFAGASVLIGAVFAIANQGLAAALGSVGRLVAVLIAVLALAAGLSGSVPPVIASTAGAVPTAPALSWLLACLTGDGPAALAAVALLALATVLGIALVFAGVARHRTFPRHRGA; this is encoded by the coding sequence ATGGCGCGCACCTTCTCGGCGACGGGCGGATCAGAGCGCCTCGGCCGTCTCGCCGTGCTCGGCGTGCTGGCCGTGCCGCTGCTCATCGGCGGGATCCTCGCCTGGGCGCTGGCCGCTCCGACTCAGAACCTCGACAGGGTGACGGCCGCGATCGTGAACAACGACGACCCCGTCACCGTGAACGGCAACACGGTGCCGCTCGGGCGACAGTTCGCCGCCGGACTCATTGAGGGGCCGAGCGACCCTGCCGAGTCGACGAGCAACTTCACCTGGGTGCTCACGAACAGCGACGAGGCGACGCTCGGACTCGGCACCGGGCGCTATGCGGCCGTCGTGACGATCCCGGAGTCGTTCTCGGCGGCGGCGACCTCGATCGGAGGACCGGCAGCCGACGCCAGGGAGGCCGTGTTCGAGGTCGCGACGAGCCCGGCGTCGGCGGCCCTCGATCCGACGATCACGCAGCTCATCACCGAGGCGGCGGCCGCGGCCGTCAACCAGCAGCTGATCGAGCAGTATCTCGACAACGTCTACGCGGGGTTCAACACGATCAACGAGCAGATCGGGCATGCATCGGACGGCGCCGCCAGCCTCGTCTCCGGTGCGGATTCGGTGTCGAGCGGCGCGCAGTCCCTCGCCGATGGGGCGAGTCAGCTGAGCACCGGCCTCGACTCCCTGGAGGCCGGCGCCGACTCCCTCGCGAGCGGACTCGCCCAGCTCGACGCCGCGTCGCAGCCGCTGCCGACGCAGACGGCGCAGCTCGCGGCAGGTGCTGCCGGCGTCGCCGCGGCCGTCGGCAGCCTCGCCGCGGCCGTCTCCGATGCCACCGCGCAGTTCGCGGCCGTGACGGCGCAGATCTGTCTCACCCCCGGCGTCGTCTGCGACCGCGCGACGGCGGCCCTCGCGCGCCTGCAGAACGCCGATCAGCAGGCCGCGGCGCTGGCAGCGGGAGCCGGCCAGGTGGCATCCGGCAATGCCCAGTTGGCCCAGGCCATGCCCGCGCTCGTCGCCGGCATCGACGAATCGGCAGGCGGCGCGACCGAGGTGGCTGCCGGCAGCAGGCAGGCCGCGTCCGGGGCGGACTCGCTGAGCGCCGGCGCGCAGAGCCTCGCCGCCGGGGCCGCGCAGCTCGACGACGGCGCCGCCCAGTTGGCCGACGGCCTGGGGCAGGCGGTCACCCAGATCCCCACGTACAGCGACAGCGACATCAGCACGCTGACGACCGTGGTCTCGCGCCCCGTGCTCGCCGATCAGGATGCCGTGCCACCTGGCGTGCAGACGGTGCCGCTGTTCGCCGTCGTCGCCCTCTGGCTCGGCGGCCTCGTCATCGCCATCGCCCGCCGCGCCGTGCCGACGCGGCTGCTGTTGACCTCGGTGCCGTCGCGGACGATCACGCTGCGCTCGCTCGGCCCCACCGCCGCGCTCGGAGCCGGCCAGGGCGCGCTCGTCGCCGTGGCCGTGCTCACCGCGGTGAACACGACGCCCCTGGCGTGGATGAGTTTCGCCGGTGCGAGCGTGCTGATCGGCGCCGTCTTCGCGATCGCGAATCAGGGACTCGCGGCGGCGCTCGGCTCGGTCGGACGCCTCGTGGCTGTGCTCATCGCCGTGCTCGCCCTGGCGGCCGGACTCAGCGGCTCCGTTCCCCCGGTGATCGCATCGACCGCCGGTGCGGTCCCGACCGCACCAGCATTGAGCTGGCTTCTGGCCTGCCTGACCGGCGACGGTCCGGCCGCCCTCGCCGCCGTGGCGCTGCTCGCGCTCGCAACCGTGCTCGGCATCGCGCTGGTCTTCGCCGGCGTCGCCCGCCACCGCACATTCCCCCGCCACCGGGGCGCCTAG
- a CDS encoding EI24 domain-containing protein: protein MVREFLSGVGLLLRGFAFWSRRPGAMMLGLVPAAIVFALMLAGLVALGFNVGPIVDWLTPFDETWPEPWPSIVNAAIGTVLFATAIVLSAVTFTALTLAVGDPFYERIWLAAERDLGGDGPTEGAGFWRGVRSALWLIGAGLLTAVCVALSGFVPVIGGVLAPVLGVVFSGRLLAVELSSRAFEARAIPGAAQRTLRRGIRWQLLGFGVATQLLYMVPFGAVFTMPAAVAGSTFLARAALDASPVARV, encoded by the coding sequence GTGGTCAGAGAGTTCTTGTCCGGGGTCGGGCTGCTGCTGCGCGGCTTCGCATTCTGGAGCCGCCGGCCCGGCGCCATGATGCTGGGGCTGGTGCCGGCCGCCATCGTGTTCGCGCTGATGCTGGCCGGCCTCGTCGCGCTCGGCTTCAACGTGGGGCCGATCGTCGACTGGCTGACACCCTTCGACGAGACGTGGCCGGAGCCGTGGCCGAGCATCGTGAACGCTGCAATCGGGACGGTGCTCTTCGCGACCGCGATCGTGCTCAGCGCCGTGACGTTCACGGCGCTGACCCTCGCCGTCGGCGACCCGTTCTACGAACGGATCTGGTTGGCCGCCGAGCGTGACCTCGGCGGCGACGGCCCGACGGAGGGCGCCGGGTTCTGGCGCGGTGTGCGCAGCGCGCTCTGGCTGATCGGAGCCGGTCTGCTCACCGCCGTGTGCGTCGCGCTCAGCGGTTTCGTCCCCGTGATCGGCGGTGTGCTCGCTCCCGTGCTCGGCGTCGTGTTCTCCGGTCGGCTGCTGGCGGTCGAGCTCAGCTCACGGGCGTTCGAGGCGCGCGCCATCCCCGGCGCGGCGCAGCGCACGCTTCGCCGCGGCATCCGCTGGCAGCTGCTCGGCTTCGGCGTTGCGACGCAACTGCTCTACATGGTCCCGTTCGGAGCGGTGTTCACCATGCCGGCTGCCGTGGCCGGGTCAACGTTCCTCGCCAGGGCAGCGCTCGACGCGTCGCCGGTCGCGCGGGTCTGA
- a CDS encoding VOC family protein yields MANLVVHFEIHASEPQKLIDFYTELLGWTFTRYGEMSYWSIDTGEGAINMTSELGRGINGGLTQRMGPKPEVGAPVNGVNIVIGVDDVDGLFAKGLALGAIEALPLDDMEGIGRVGYLLDPDNNVFGLISPVLSDGTNVMERMGGA; encoded by the coding sequence ATGGCGAACCTCGTCGTGCACTTTGAGATCCACGCATCCGAACCGCAGAAGCTCATCGATTTCTACACCGAGCTGCTCGGCTGGACTTTCACCCGCTACGGCGAGATGTCGTACTGGTCGATCGACACCGGTGAGGGCGCGATCAACATGACATCCGAGCTCGGTCGGGGCATCAACGGCGGCCTCACCCAGCGCATGGGGCCGAAACCCGAGGTGGGCGCGCCCGTCAACGGAGTCAACATCGTGATCGGTGTCGACGATGTCGACGGCCTGTTCGCGAAGGGGCTCGCGCTCGGCGCCATCGAGGCGCTGCCACTCGACGACATGGAGGGCATCGGCCGCGTCGGCTACCTGCTCGACCCGGACAACAACGTCTTCGGGCTCATCTCCCCGGTGCTCTCTGACGGCACCAACGTGATGGAACGGATGGGCGGCGCGTAA
- a CDS encoding CPBP family intramembrane glutamic endopeptidase — MTTENATQATPIRPLTDHSRFGRLIERRDGADFPYYNGVPIELSVARWILLWISVAIGLVALMLFPQPNNVVAILPRALFVAIPLAVLALVAGKHWTALFRRVRGVDVGNMFFFAGLNIAITAAVGGIVSLFFPVSANAAVAAAGEGGVLDTIALYLGSGIQLLGEELFVVLPFLALMYFLFAKAGLSRKTAIILAWLISAIWFGAAHLPTYDWNLVQAIVVIGSARIALTLAYIRTKNLWVSVGAHIINDWVFITIAVIAASAA, encoded by the coding sequence ATGACAACCGAGAACGCGACCCAGGCAACACCGATTCGCCCGCTGACCGACCACTCCCGCTTCGGGCGTCTCATCGAGCGCCGCGACGGCGCCGACTTCCCCTATTACAACGGGGTGCCGATTGAGCTCTCCGTTGCTCGATGGATTCTGCTCTGGATCTCCGTCGCCATTGGGCTCGTGGCACTCATGCTGTTCCCGCAGCCGAACAACGTCGTGGCGATTCTGCCGCGGGCCCTCTTCGTGGCTATCCCGCTCGCGGTGCTCGCACTGGTCGCCGGGAAGCACTGGACGGCGCTGTTCCGTCGCGTGCGCGGTGTGGATGTCGGCAACATGTTCTTCTTCGCTGGCCTCAACATCGCGATCACCGCTGCGGTGGGCGGGATCGTCTCGCTGTTCTTCCCGGTGAGTGCGAACGCTGCGGTCGCAGCGGCGGGCGAGGGTGGGGTGCTCGACACCATCGCGCTCTACCTCGGCAGCGGCATCCAGCTGCTGGGTGAGGAACTCTTCGTCGTGCTGCCGTTCCTGGCCCTCATGTACTTCCTCTTCGCCAAGGCCGGGCTCTCGCGCAAGACCGCGATCATCCTGGCGTGGCTCATCTCGGCCATCTGGTTCGGCGCGGCCCACCTTCCCACGTACGACTGGAACCTCGTGCAGGCGATCGTCGTGATCGGCTCGGCGCGGATCGCGCTGACGCTCGCCTACATCCGGACCAAGAACCTCTGGGTTTCTGTCGGTGCGCACATCATCAACGACTGGGTCTTCATCACCATCGCGGTGATCGCAGCGTCCGCCGCCTGA
- a CDS encoding ATP-dependent Clp protease ATP-binding subunit has protein sequence MPENFTPDGGNSFDEFLARYLDGERARSARSIDLSKFLTASTQQILAAAGRFALERGQNELDALHILRVIIDEDAARAAVSRLGVDPGAIAAAAEKRLPQASEHAATRPPAITPSAQRALFHAYQVARASGSTYIEPEHLFFALVLNQDSPAGQVLAHAGVTAEALTQGMRETVDAGGAATAGEQEEEQSASDTPMLDKFGTDLTELARSGRLDPVIGRADEIEQTIEILSRRTKNNPVLVGEAGVGKTAIVEGLARAIVDGSVPAQLRGKRVIALDLPGMLAGTRYRGDFEERLTKAIDEIAGHSSEIIVFIDEVHTVVGAGGAGEGGMDAGNILKPRLARGELHLVGATTLAEYRTIEKDSALERRFQPVRVGEPSIEDAVLIMQGLRPAYEEHHGVRFTDAALRASVELSARYLSDRVLPDKAIDLIDQAGARLRLRLGSTQDVSALIERLAVLEADKNAAVSAEHYERASQLRDEIVAVQRLLDDATAPGGPGIDAVASSATVDEREIAEVIARATGIPVSRLTEGERDRLAALEGELHERVIGQDDAVTAVAKAVRRSRTGMGDANRPVGSFLFLGPTGVGKTELAKALAGSLFASEAAVIRFDMSEFGERHTVSRLVGAPPGYVGYDEAGQLTERVRRNPYSIVLFDEIEKAHPDVFNLLLQVLDDGRLTDGQGRTVDFRNTVVIMTSNIGSEFLTSRSGAMGFVGGAADDTTGFGSAEALRERVMGKLREAMRPEFLNRIDEIVLFGKLDKPQLRQIVGLLLAATAERLAARSIHIEVTDAAIDWLAEHGYQPEYGARPLRRLIQRDVDDRIAELLVNGVIGDGGAITVDAVDGALSVTDAASALPAPLAA, from the coding sequence GTGCCCGAGAACTTCACCCCAGATGGCGGCAACTCGTTCGACGAGTTCCTCGCCCGTTACCTCGATGGCGAGCGGGCGCGCTCCGCGCGGTCGATCGACCTCAGCAAGTTCCTGACCGCGAGCACCCAGCAGATCCTGGCCGCGGCCGGGCGCTTCGCGCTCGAGCGGGGCCAGAACGAGCTCGACGCGCTGCACATCCTGCGCGTCATCATCGACGAGGATGCCGCCCGCGCGGCCGTCTCACGTCTCGGCGTCGATCCGGGCGCCATCGCCGCGGCCGCCGAGAAGCGCCTGCCGCAGGCCTCCGAGCATGCCGCGACGCGGCCGCCGGCCATCACGCCCTCCGCCCAGCGTGCGCTCTTCCACGCCTACCAGGTGGCGCGCGCGTCCGGCTCGACGTACATCGAACCCGAGCACCTCTTCTTCGCCCTCGTGCTCAACCAGGATTCCCCGGCCGGCCAGGTGCTCGCCCACGCCGGCGTCACCGCTGAGGCGCTGACCCAGGGCATGCGCGAGACCGTCGACGCCGGCGGAGCGGCGACGGCCGGCGAGCAGGAGGAGGAGCAGTCGGCATCCGACACCCCGATGCTCGACAAGTTCGGCACCGATCTCACCGAGCTGGCCCGCAGCGGTCGGCTTGACCCCGTGATCGGACGTGCGGACGAGATCGAGCAGACCATCGAGATCCTCAGCCGCCGCACCAAGAACAACCCGGTGCTCGTCGGAGAGGCCGGCGTCGGCAAGACCGCGATCGTCGAGGGCCTGGCCCGGGCGATCGTCGACGGCTCCGTGCCTGCACAGCTGCGGGGCAAGCGCGTCATCGCGCTCGATCTGCCCGGCATGCTCGCTGGAACGCGCTACCGCGGCGATTTCGAGGAACGCCTCACCAAGGCCATCGACGAGATCGCCGGCCACAGCTCCGAGATCATCGTCTTCATCGACGAGGTGCACACGGTCGTCGGCGCGGGCGGGGCTGGCGAGGGCGGCATGGATGCCGGAAACATCCTGAAGCCGCGGCTTGCCCGAGGCGAACTCCACCTCGTCGGCGCCACGACGCTCGCCGAGTACCGCACGATCGAGAAGGACTCGGCGCTGGAGCGCCGCTTCCAGCCCGTGCGCGTCGGCGAGCCGTCGATCGAGGATGCCGTGCTCATCATGCAGGGGCTCCGCCCCGCGTACGAGGAGCACCACGGCGTGCGCTTCACGGATGCCGCGCTGCGCGCCTCCGTCGAGCTCTCGGCCCGCTACCTCAGCGACCGCGTGCTGCCGGACAAGGCGATCGACCTGATCGACCAGGCCGGCGCCCGGCTTCGGCTCCGTCTCGGCTCCACGCAGGACGTCTCTGCGCTGATCGAGCGCCTCGCCGTGCTCGAGGCGGACAAGAACGCGGCCGTCTCGGCCGAGCACTACGAGCGGGCCTCGCAGCTCCGTGACGAGATCGTGGCCGTGCAGCGGCTGCTCGACGACGCGACCGCCCCTGGCGGGCCTGGAATCGATGCCGTCGCGTCGTCTGCCACAGTCGACGAGAGGGAGATCGCCGAGGTGATCGCCCGTGCGACGGGAATCCCCGTCAGCCGTCTCACCGAGGGCGAGCGCGATCGGCTCGCGGCGCTCGAGGGCGAACTGCACGAACGTGTGATCGGACAGGACGACGCGGTGACCGCCGTCGCCAAGGCCGTCCGTCGCAGCCGCACCGGAATGGGGGACGCGAACCGCCCCGTCGGCAGCTTCCTCTTTCTCGGGCCGACTGGTGTCGGCAAGACCGAGCTGGCCAAGGCACTCGCCGGGTCGCTGTTCGCGTCCGAGGCTGCCGTCATCCGCTTCGATATGAGCGAGTTCGGCGAGCGGCACACGGTGTCGCGCCTGGTCGGTGCCCCTCCTGGCTACGTCGGCTACGACGAGGCCGGTCAGCTCACCGAGCGCGTGCGGCGCAACCCGTACTCGATCGTGCTGTTCGACGAGATCGAGAAGGCCCACCCCGACGTCTTCAACCTGCTGCTGCAGGTGCTGGACGACGGTCGCCTCACCGACGGCCAGGGGCGGACAGTCGACTTCCGCAACACCGTCGTCATCATGACGTCGAACATCGGCAGTGAGTTCCTCACGTCCCGTTCCGGGGCGATGGGCTTCGTCGGTGGCGCCGCGGACGACACGACCGGCTTCGGCTCGGCCGAGGCGCTGCGCGAGCGCGTGATGGGCAAGCTGCGCGAGGCGATGCGGCCGGAGTTCCTCAACCGCATCGACGAGATCGTGCTGTTCGGCAAGCTCGACAAGCCGCAGCTGCGGCAGATCGTCGGACTCCTGCTCGCTGCGACCGCCGAGCGGCTCGCCGCCCGCTCGATCCACATCGAGGTGACGGATGCCGCCATCGACTGGCTCGCCGAGCACGGCTACCAGCCGGAGTACGGCGCGCGGCCGCTGCGCCGGCTCATCCAGCGCGACGTCGATGACCGCATCGCCGAGCTGCTGGTGAACGGCGTGATCGGCGACGGCGGAGCGATCACCGTCGACGCGGTCGACGGTGCGCTGAGCGTGACGGATGCCGCATCCGCGCTGCCGGCGCCGCTGGCGGCCTGA
- a CDS encoding class I SAM-dependent methyltransferase, which produces MTAEPAPALVGDDELEELEREFVSRLRGRVLEIGAGEGVNFGALHPDVLWIGLEPDAARRSELATRAKEWGHAAVPLDARCESIPLPDDSVDAVVGTFVLCSVSDPAVALAEVRRVLVPGGRVVFIDHVVAPPGTLKRAVQRVATPFSARFCHGCHWDRDAAALLAAAGFEADDRRRLRVRSAPFGPVPTHLFDGHAAD; this is translated from the coding sequence ATGACCGCCGAGCCCGCGCCGGCCCTCGTCGGCGATGACGAACTGGAAGAGCTCGAACGCGAGTTCGTCTCGCGGCTGCGCGGGCGCGTGCTCGAGATCGGCGCGGGTGAGGGCGTCAACTTCGGCGCCCTGCACCCGGATGTGCTCTGGATCGGCCTCGAACCGGATGCCGCGCGCCGCAGCGAGCTGGCCACCCGCGCCAAGGAGTGGGGCCACGCCGCCGTGCCGCTCGACGCACGCTGCGAGTCGATACCCCTGCCGGACGACTCGGTCGATGCCGTCGTCGGCACCTTCGTGCTCTGCTCGGTCAGCGATCCGGCCGTCGCCCTCGCCGAGGTGCGACGCGTGCTCGTTCCCGGCGGCCGCGTCGTCTTCATCGACCATGTCGTCGCCCCGCCGGGGACGCTGAAGCGGGCGGTGCAGCGTGTCGCGACGCCGTTCTCCGCCCGATTCTGCCACGGTTGCCACTGGGATCGTGATGCGGCTGCGCTCCTCGCCGCCGCAGGCTTCGAGGCAGATGATCGACGGCGGCTGCGCGTGCGCTCCGCCCCGTTCGGCCCGGTTCCCACCCACCTCTTCGACGGCCACGCCGCCGACTGA
- a CDS encoding GNAT family N-acetyltransferase: MAIEVRAASVFDDVRAMVGPKRPDANVCWCLSYRIPSKENLALHGPARGERVRELCGEDPPPGVLAYDGDEVVGWAGVHRRADTGFARNRKIPHVDELDVWSIWCLRVRPGHRGTGISHELVAGAVAFARERGAPAIEAYPVDNRGEKVDLTMAYVGTMALFERAGFAKAADTDSVLNGFPRVLMRLDLR; this comes from the coding sequence GTGGCGATCGAGGTGCGCGCGGCGAGCGTGTTCGACGACGTGCGCGCGATGGTGGGCCCGAAGCGGCCGGATGCGAATGTCTGCTGGTGTCTGAGCTATCGGATCCCGTCGAAGGAGAACCTCGCGCTGCACGGCCCGGCCCGCGGCGAGCGCGTGCGGGAACTGTGCGGGGAGGATCCCCCGCCCGGGGTGCTCGCCTACGACGGCGACGAGGTCGTCGGCTGGGCCGGTGTGCACCGACGGGCCGACACCGGATTCGCCCGCAACCGCAAGATTCCGCACGTCGACGAGCTCGACGTCTGGTCGATCTGGTGCCTGCGCGTGCGGCCGGGGCACCGCGGAACGGGCATCTCACACGAACTCGTCGCTGGCGCCGTGGCCTTCGCCAGGGAGCGCGGTGCTCCGGCGATCGAGGCCTACCCCGTCGACAACCGGGGCGAGAAGGTCGATCTCACGATGGCCTACGTTGGCACCATGGCGCTCTTCGAGCGGGCCGGCTTCGCGAAGGCTGCGGACACCGACTCCGTGCTCAACGGTTTTCCTCGCGTGCTGATGCGGCTCGATCTGCGTTGA